One Drosophila virilis strain 15010-1051.87 chromosome 5, Dvir_AGI_RSII-ME, whole genome shotgun sequence DNA window includes the following coding sequences:
- the Vha44 gene encoding V-type proton ATPase subunit C isoform X1 — protein sequence MSESANETTIKMMSEYWIISAPGDKTCQQTFDTMNNLTSKQHNLCSNYKFHIPDLKVGTLDQLVGLSDDLGKLDTYVEQITRKVAMYLGEVLEDQRDKLHENLLANNSPGPPDESMPCRHHQRLKHLSLRHQRKHQHTHHQNNPLHYHPHHLHQLPTDLKGKCNNNLTTKSTTTATTTTTTAATASTTTNIIHNMPHAHAQAQASACQASSSSASACASTSARACAACQVGGSLNNLSDSSERDFDFVIPPGCACDECFALSSSATASTLMADECYTQTASSMLNATRCAINTVTAIATGSMSSSTSPADAVAAGGGKASSVSTICSSSAYFSTSAPTGSSSVQSMSRSNSKKLNNNTCNINNNKLSFRSSSSQISQQQQQHQQQQQHQQQQQSPKQHLQQLQLGACSSVSPLQSPTAKSSCDTDEDVELDDPKSPNSASSLSETFDWWFNKPKRNSKKSSTQTQTHSQSQSHSQTQFRPIPFWHQTSPTPRSSYRSFFNSLADQIYSKRSTPSQLNINNGFNLTPTHRSSPVSSCCGSSSQGRSSPDTDHAEPPEFPLCPVYCSPNVVLLRKYHSHD from the exons CAACTATCAAAATGATGTCCGAATATTGGATTATCTCGGCGCCGGGCGACAAGACGTGCCAACAGACGTTCGACACGATGAACAACCTCACCAGCAAGCAACATAATCTGTGCAGCAACTACAAGTTCCATATACCCGATCTGAAG GTGGGTACCTTGGATCAGCTGGTCGGCTTGTCCGACGATCTGGGCAAACTGGACACGTACGTGGAGCAAATCACGCGCAAAGTAGCCATGTATCTGGGCGAGGTGCTGGAGGATCAGCGCGATAAGCTGCACGAGAACCTGCTGGCCAACAACA GTCCTGGCCCGCCCGATGAGAGCATGCCGTGTCGACACCACCAGCGCCTGAAGCATCTGAGCCTGCGCCATCAGCGCAAACACCAGCACACGCACCACCAGAACAATCCGCTGCACTACCATCCCCACCATCTCCATCAGCTGCCCACGGATCTCAAGggtaaatgcaacaacaatctcacaacaaaatcaacaacaactgcaacaacaacaacaacaacagcagcaactgcttcAACTACTACCAATATTATCCACAATATGCCGCATGCCCACGCCCAAGCCCAAGCATCTGCCTGCCaagcctcctcctcctccgcctccgcctgcGCCTCGACATCAGCCAGAGCCTGTGCCGCCTGCCAGGTGGGCGGCAGCTTGAACAATTTATCGGACTCGTCCGAGCGTGACTTTGACTTTGTGATACCGCCCGGTTGTGCCTGCGATGAATGCTTCGCCCTTAGCAGCAGCGCCACGGCGAGCACCCTGATGGCCGATGAATGCTATACCCAGACCGCTTCCTCCATGCTGAATGCCACGCGCTGTGCGATAAATACGGTGACGGCGATTGCCACCGGCAGcatgagcagcagcaccagcccAGCAGATGCCGTTGCCGCCGGCGGCGGCAAGGCCAGCTCTGTGTCGACGATCTGCTCCTCGTCGGCTTATTTCTCAACGTCGGCGCCAACTGGCAGCAGCTCGGTGCAAAGCATGTCGCGCTCTAACAGCAAAAAGCTGAATAACAATACTTGCaacataaacaataacaagctGAGCtttcgcagcagcagcagccaaatcagtcaacaacaacaacagcatcagcagcaacaacaacatcaacaacaacaacagtcccCCAAGCAACacttgcaacagttgcaattGGGCGCTTGCTCCTCGGTCTCCCCGCTGCAATCGCCCACAGCCAAGTCCAGTTGCGACACGGACGAGGATGTCGAACTGGACGATCCAAAAAGTCCGAATAGCGCCTCCTCGTTATCAGAAACGTTTGACTGGTGGTTCAATAAGCCAAAGCGTAACTCTAAGAAGTCCAG cacacaaacacagacacactcacaATCACAATCACACTCACAAACACAATTCAGACCAATTCCATTTTGGCATCAGACATCGCCCACACCGCGCTCTAGTTATCGCTCTTTCTTCAATTCTCTTGCCGATCAAATTTATAGCAAACGTTCTACACCGtctcaattaaatataaacaatggATTTAATTTAACACCAACTCATAGATCGTCTCCAGTGAGTAGTTGTTGTGGCAGTAGTAGCCAGGGTCGTTCCAGTCCAGACACGGATCATGCCGAGCCGCCCGAATTTCCGCTGTGTCCAG TGTACTGCTCACCAAATGTTGTTCTGCTGCGCAAATATCATAGCCACGATTAA
- the Vha44 gene encoding V-type proton ATPase subunit C isoform X2 translates to MMSEYWIISAPGDKTCQQTFDTMNNLTSKQHNLCSNYKFHIPDLKVGTLDQLVGLSDDLGKLDTYVEQITRKVAMYLGEVLEDQRDKLHENLLANNSPGPPDESMPCRHHQRLKHLSLRHQRKHQHTHHQNNPLHYHPHHLHQLPTDLKGKCNNNLTTKSTTTATTTTTTAATASTTTNIIHNMPHAHAQAQASACQASSSSASACASTSARACAACQVGGSLNNLSDSSERDFDFVIPPGCACDECFALSSSATASTLMADECYTQTASSMLNATRCAINTVTAIATGSMSSSTSPADAVAAGGGKASSVSTICSSSAYFSTSAPTGSSSVQSMSRSNSKKLNNNTCNINNNKLSFRSSSSQISQQQQQHQQQQQHQQQQQSPKQHLQQLQLGACSSVSPLQSPTAKSSCDTDEDVELDDPKSPNSASSLSETFDWWFNKPKRNSKKSSTQTQTHSQSQSHSQTQFRPIPFWHQTSPTPRSSYRSFFNSLADQIYSKRSTPSQLNINNGFNLTPTHRSSPVSSCCGSSSQGRSSPDTDHAEPPEFPLCPVYCSPNVVLLRKYHSHD, encoded by the exons ATGATGTCCGAATATTGGATTATCTCGGCGCCGGGCGACAAGACGTGCCAACAGACGTTCGACACGATGAACAACCTCACCAGCAAGCAACATAATCTGTGCAGCAACTACAAGTTCCATATACCCGATCTGAAG GTGGGTACCTTGGATCAGCTGGTCGGCTTGTCCGACGATCTGGGCAAACTGGACACGTACGTGGAGCAAATCACGCGCAAAGTAGCCATGTATCTGGGCGAGGTGCTGGAGGATCAGCGCGATAAGCTGCACGAGAACCTGCTGGCCAACAACA GTCCTGGCCCGCCCGATGAGAGCATGCCGTGTCGACACCACCAGCGCCTGAAGCATCTGAGCCTGCGCCATCAGCGCAAACACCAGCACACGCACCACCAGAACAATCCGCTGCACTACCATCCCCACCATCTCCATCAGCTGCCCACGGATCTCAAGggtaaatgcaacaacaatctcacaacaaaatcaacaacaactgcaacaacaacaacaacaacagcagcaactgcttcAACTACTACCAATATTATCCACAATATGCCGCATGCCCACGCCCAAGCCCAAGCATCTGCCTGCCaagcctcctcctcctccgcctccgcctgcGCCTCGACATCAGCCAGAGCCTGTGCCGCCTGCCAGGTGGGCGGCAGCTTGAACAATTTATCGGACTCGTCCGAGCGTGACTTTGACTTTGTGATACCGCCCGGTTGTGCCTGCGATGAATGCTTCGCCCTTAGCAGCAGCGCCACGGCGAGCACCCTGATGGCCGATGAATGCTATACCCAGACCGCTTCCTCCATGCTGAATGCCACGCGCTGTGCGATAAATACGGTGACGGCGATTGCCACCGGCAGcatgagcagcagcaccagcccAGCAGATGCCGTTGCCGCCGGCGGCGGCAAGGCCAGCTCTGTGTCGACGATCTGCTCCTCGTCGGCTTATTTCTCAACGTCGGCGCCAACTGGCAGCAGCTCGGTGCAAAGCATGTCGCGCTCTAACAGCAAAAAGCTGAATAACAATACTTGCaacataaacaataacaagctGAGCtttcgcagcagcagcagccaaatcagtcaacaacaacaacagcatcagcagcaacaacaacatcaacaacaacaacagtcccCCAAGCAACacttgcaacagttgcaattGGGCGCTTGCTCCTCGGTCTCCCCGCTGCAATCGCCCACAGCCAAGTCCAGTTGCGACACGGACGAGGATGTCGAACTGGACGATCCAAAAAGTCCGAATAGCGCCTCCTCGTTATCAGAAACGTTTGACTGGTGGTTCAATAAGCCAAAGCGTAACTCTAAGAAGTCCAG cacacaaacacagacacactcacaATCACAATCACACTCACAAACACAATTCAGACCAATTCCATTTTGGCATCAGACATCGCCCACACCGCGCTCTAGTTATCGCTCTTTCTTCAATTCTCTTGCCGATCAAATTTATAGCAAACGTTCTACACCGtctcaattaaatataaacaatggATTTAATTTAACACCAACTCATAGATCGTCTCCAGTGAGTAGTTGTTGTGGCAGTAGTAGCCAGGGTCGTTCCAGTCCAGACACGGATCATGCCGAGCCGCCCGAATTTCCGCTGTGTCCAG TGTACTGCTCACCAAATGTTGTTCTGCTGCGCAAATATCATAGCCACGATTAA
- the Vha44 gene encoding V-type proton ATPase subunit C isoform X3 — MSESANETTIKMMSEYWIISAPGDKTCQQTFDTMNNLTSKQHNLCSNYKFHIPDLKVGTLDQLVGLSDDLGKLDTYVEQITRKVAMYLGEVLEDQRDKLHENLLANNSPGPPDESMPCRHHQRLKHLSLRHQRKHQHTHHQNNPLHYHPHHLHQLPTDLKGKCNNNLTTKSTTTATTTTTTAATASTTTNIIHNMPHAHAQAQASACQASSSSASACASTSARACAACQVGGSLNNLSDSSERDFDFVIPPGCACDECFALSSSATASTLMADECYTQTASSMLNATRCAINTVTAIATGSMSSSTSPADAVAAGGGKASSVSTICSSSAYFSTSAPTGSSSVQSMSRSNSKKLNNNTCNINNNKLSFRSSSSQISQQQQQHQQQQQHQQQQQSPKQHLQQLQLGACSSVSPLQSPTAKSSCDTDEDVELDDPKSPNSASSLSETFDWWFNKPKRNSKKSSKRSTPSQLNINNGFNLTPTHRSSPVSSCCGSSSQGRSSPDTDHAEPPEFPLCPVYCSPNVVLLRKYHSHD, encoded by the exons CAACTATCAAAATGATGTCCGAATATTGGATTATCTCGGCGCCGGGCGACAAGACGTGCCAACAGACGTTCGACACGATGAACAACCTCACCAGCAAGCAACATAATCTGTGCAGCAACTACAAGTTCCATATACCCGATCTGAAG GTGGGTACCTTGGATCAGCTGGTCGGCTTGTCCGACGATCTGGGCAAACTGGACACGTACGTGGAGCAAATCACGCGCAAAGTAGCCATGTATCTGGGCGAGGTGCTGGAGGATCAGCGCGATAAGCTGCACGAGAACCTGCTGGCCAACAACA GTCCTGGCCCGCCCGATGAGAGCATGCCGTGTCGACACCACCAGCGCCTGAAGCATCTGAGCCTGCGCCATCAGCGCAAACACCAGCACACGCACCACCAGAACAATCCGCTGCACTACCATCCCCACCATCTCCATCAGCTGCCCACGGATCTCAAGggtaaatgcaacaacaatctcacaacaaaatcaacaacaactgcaacaacaacaacaacaacagcagcaactgcttcAACTACTACCAATATTATCCACAATATGCCGCATGCCCACGCCCAAGCCCAAGCATCTGCCTGCCaagcctcctcctcctccgcctccgcctgcGCCTCGACATCAGCCAGAGCCTGTGCCGCCTGCCAGGTGGGCGGCAGCTTGAACAATTTATCGGACTCGTCCGAGCGTGACTTTGACTTTGTGATACCGCCCGGTTGTGCCTGCGATGAATGCTTCGCCCTTAGCAGCAGCGCCACGGCGAGCACCCTGATGGCCGATGAATGCTATACCCAGACCGCTTCCTCCATGCTGAATGCCACGCGCTGTGCGATAAATACGGTGACGGCGATTGCCACCGGCAGcatgagcagcagcaccagcccAGCAGATGCCGTTGCCGCCGGCGGCGGCAAGGCCAGCTCTGTGTCGACGATCTGCTCCTCGTCGGCTTATTTCTCAACGTCGGCGCCAACTGGCAGCAGCTCGGTGCAAAGCATGTCGCGCTCTAACAGCAAAAAGCTGAATAACAATACTTGCaacataaacaataacaagctGAGCtttcgcagcagcagcagccaaatcagtcaacaacaacaacagcatcagcagcaacaacaacatcaacaacaacaacagtcccCCAAGCAACacttgcaacagttgcaattGGGCGCTTGCTCCTCGGTCTCCCCGCTGCAATCGCCCACAGCCAAGTCCAGTTGCGACACGGACGAGGATGTCGAACTGGACGATCCAAAAAGTCCGAATAGCGCCTCCTCGTTATCAGAAACGTTTGACTGGTGGTTCAATAAGCCAAAGCGTAACTCTAAGAAGTCCAG CAAACGTTCTACACCGtctcaattaaatataaacaatggATTTAATTTAACACCAACTCATAGATCGTCTCCAGTGAGTAGTTGTTGTGGCAGTAGTAGCCAGGGTCGTTCCAGTCCAGACACGGATCATGCCGAGCCGCCCGAATTTCCGCTGTGTCCAG TGTACTGCTCACCAAATGTTGTTCTGCTGCGCAAATATCATAGCCACGATTAA
- the Vha44 gene encoding V-type proton ATPase subunit C isoform X4, whose translation MSESANETTIKMMSEYWIISAPGDKTCQQTFDTMNNLTSKQHNLCSNYKFHIPDLKVGTLDQLVGLSDDLGKLDTYVEQITRKVAMYLGEVLEDQRDKLHENLLANNSPGPPDESMPCRHHQRLKHLSLRHQRKHQHTHHQNNPLHYHPHHLHQLPTDLKGKCNNNLTTKSTTTATTTTTTAATASTTTNIIHNMPHAHAQAQASACQASSSSASACASTSARACAACQVGGSLNNLSDSSERDFDFVIPPGCACDECFALSSSATASTLMADECYTQTASSMLNATRCAINTVTAIATGSMSSSTSPADAVAAGGGKASSVSTICSSSAYFSTSAPTGSSSVQSMSRSNSKKLNNNTCNINNNKLSFRSSSSQISQQQQQHQQQQQHQQQQQSPKQHLQQLQLGACSSVSPLQSPTAKSSCDTDEDVELDDPKSPNSASSLSETFDWWFNKPKRNSKKSRSSPVSSCCGSSSQGRSSPDTDHAEPPEFPLCPVYCSPNVVLLRKYHSHD comes from the exons CAACTATCAAAATGATGTCCGAATATTGGATTATCTCGGCGCCGGGCGACAAGACGTGCCAACAGACGTTCGACACGATGAACAACCTCACCAGCAAGCAACATAATCTGTGCAGCAACTACAAGTTCCATATACCCGATCTGAAG GTGGGTACCTTGGATCAGCTGGTCGGCTTGTCCGACGATCTGGGCAAACTGGACACGTACGTGGAGCAAATCACGCGCAAAGTAGCCATGTATCTGGGCGAGGTGCTGGAGGATCAGCGCGATAAGCTGCACGAGAACCTGCTGGCCAACAACA GTCCTGGCCCGCCCGATGAGAGCATGCCGTGTCGACACCACCAGCGCCTGAAGCATCTGAGCCTGCGCCATCAGCGCAAACACCAGCACACGCACCACCAGAACAATCCGCTGCACTACCATCCCCACCATCTCCATCAGCTGCCCACGGATCTCAAGggtaaatgcaacaacaatctcacaacaaaatcaacaacaactgcaacaacaacaacaacaacagcagcaactgcttcAACTACTACCAATATTATCCACAATATGCCGCATGCCCACGCCCAAGCCCAAGCATCTGCCTGCCaagcctcctcctcctccgcctccgcctgcGCCTCGACATCAGCCAGAGCCTGTGCCGCCTGCCAGGTGGGCGGCAGCTTGAACAATTTATCGGACTCGTCCGAGCGTGACTTTGACTTTGTGATACCGCCCGGTTGTGCCTGCGATGAATGCTTCGCCCTTAGCAGCAGCGCCACGGCGAGCACCCTGATGGCCGATGAATGCTATACCCAGACCGCTTCCTCCATGCTGAATGCCACGCGCTGTGCGATAAATACGGTGACGGCGATTGCCACCGGCAGcatgagcagcagcaccagcccAGCAGATGCCGTTGCCGCCGGCGGCGGCAAGGCCAGCTCTGTGTCGACGATCTGCTCCTCGTCGGCTTATTTCTCAACGTCGGCGCCAACTGGCAGCAGCTCGGTGCAAAGCATGTCGCGCTCTAACAGCAAAAAGCTGAATAACAATACTTGCaacataaacaataacaagctGAGCtttcgcagcagcagcagccaaatcagtcaacaacaacaacagcatcagcagcaacaacaacatcaacaacaacaacagtcccCCAAGCAACacttgcaacagttgcaattGGGCGCTTGCTCCTCGGTCTCCCCGCTGCAATCGCCCACAGCCAAGTCCAGTTGCGACACGGACGAGGATGTCGAACTGGACGATCCAAAAAGTCCGAATAGCGCCTCCTCGTTATCAGAAACGTTTGACTGGTGGTTCAATAAGCCAAAGCGTAACTCTAAGAAGTCCAG ATCGTCTCCAGTGAGTAGTTGTTGTGGCAGTAGTAGCCAGGGTCGTTCCAGTCCAGACACGGATCATGCCGAGCCGCCCGAATTTCCGCTGTGTCCAG TGTACTGCTCACCAAATGTTGTTCTGCTGCGCAAATATCATAGCCACGATTAA